The Toxoplasma gondii ME49 chromosome XI, whole genome shotgun sequence region ATCCCTTAATACCTTCACAGATTTCTTCACGCCTCTCCGAGCTCATCGTAAGATAAAGGGCGCATGCGTCACTCGACAGCCCAGCGCGAATCAGTGTTGCCAGTTGGATCATTGGTGTGAAGCCATCCGCTCTCGACAGGGCTGGCTATAAAGTCTCACTCAACAAACAAGTAGGTGCTCAACACTTGCTTTCCTAAAACAGAGAGCTAACAACTCTGCATCGACAGGCAATTTGCACGAGCGCCATCTCGCAGGAAACGGTGACTTCTATCGATGAAGCAGAAGTGATGTGAGTACAACGCAAACCGCAACGAGAATGTGTTTTTTGTGAGGCCGTGTTTTACAGGGCCCGAAATCTTGGATCTGAtgtgttttctctcaacCTGAACAAGGGAACGGCTGCCGGACCGTCTGTGCCTTCTATGGTGTGCTTAACCTTTAATTCCAAAAACGAATGCGTTTTCAAACCACCTATTTAGACCGCCATCTTTTGCCGTGGAGCTTCCGAGTAAGTTCTACTCGCGAAACTAGATAGTGGCTTTCTAAATCTTGTTCCGTAGATACCTTGACAGAAACGGTGCGCTTTGTCTCGAATTACGTTTCCGAAAAAGAGACCATCGCTGCTGCTGTCGCAGGTTATGTGACTGAAGAAACACGGGTGGGAGCAGGGCCCGGTAGCCCAGCAGTACGCCTAAACAAAACTCTACCGATTGAACCGAAAAACGGAAAGAAATGAACACTTGCAGAGCATCACCGCACCATGTGGGCTAAATGGAAGTATACAGCCCGACACGGCGAAAGTCCAGCAGGGCATTTACCCAGGTAAAAATAACACATTCATCTGCTGTTACGCCAGTAAAAAAAAGCGCCTGTTCAGGAGAAATCGTACCTGCGACACGTATCTCGGGAACGgaatgagagaagaaatgtgCGTGCAACTTAGTTGCCTCGCAATGCAGGACACGCAAACCAACAACAGGCAAGAAAAATGGACGCCTACGAGAGGAATGCGTCGCCAACAGATGTAAACAATACTACAAACGGCCTAGAAATCTGTGACCCTTCCGTTGTGCGACCAGTCACCATGGGCCGTTGGTTCGGGGCCTTCGTATTTGAAGCCATACTCGGGTTCCTTCAACACGCCACCGGATTCTTTTGATTGTGGTCCAACCGTTTTGCTCTCTTGCTTGAGATGAGCTTCGTGGCGAGCAGTGCCTTCAGCCTTTTCATTTGCATGTGCAGAACACTCACCCGACGCCGCACCTGACCTTGGTGCAGAACCGTTCCGGTTAACGCGGAAAATTTTTTTCACAAAAGGCGACTCTGGAGCGCCTTCATTCAGCTGCGTAGATGATAGGTCGATGCCTCCACTTCTCAAATTGTTATCGTTAGACGCTTCAGGGGATGGCGGGAGTTCCTTGTCTCTAGCCATACTGTCATGGTGGACGCTGCCACTCGATGTAGGTTGAACCAGGGTAGAAGCAAAGTTTTTCTGTAGTCCTTCGAAATAAGGGAAAGCAGCTTCCTGTGGGTGAAACAGGCGCTCACCTGAAAAGAAGAGTAACACCAGAGGATACCCAGTGGGTTTGGAAGAAGAGCCGCTGAGTGCTAAGCGGTGGGCGCGGCCGGTCGCAGATCCAGTATTTTAGTGAAAGCACCGGCATTTTTGCGATTTTTGCACCTTGAGCGACAAAAATCAAAGACGTACTGGCTTTGCAGAAGCAACTTGTCCTTGATAAACGCTGCAACTCGTGGGCGACGCGCGTGGATCGCAGGACTGCTTGGAAAGCTGCTGCACCGGGGGTTTCCCGCCCGTGCGAAGCGAGTTTCAGAAGAAACTTTCCGCTTTTCAGCGATGTCATTTCCGGTgaaaaacgaacaagaagacTTCGGACCTTCTGTTGACCACGTATCCTGTCTCTCAAAAGTGACCTGGAAACGTTGCTTTCAAGTGCCAGCGATCGTTTCGCATGCCGCGACGTTCAGCGGTAGGTCCAGAAGCACAAGGCAACAGCGAGTTGTACAAGTTTCTGAGGTAAAGCGGCACGACCCTTACACACAGACGCGCCATAAGAAAGCCAAAGATGATCAGCCACTGCTGCTGTGCCGACACGGCGTTTTTTTCGGGTTTTTGCTTGAGTGTCCCGACgggatgcatgcgtcgatgAGAACAGGGccgcagcgcatgcacgacTAGGCGTGATACACTATGTTCTTCTGGTATCCGCCTCGTTTCCGTTGTATCTGGGAACAGTCTTGCCGCATTTccttgcctgtctccttgaGCGCTGTCGGATTTCTTCAGGCAAATGGTGGTTGCATATTTTGTGCTGGCACCGCCTTTTTCTACGTCACGAGCGAGAGCCGCTCTTCAGTTTGACTAGCCGGTTGCCTCGCAACCCCCTCCCTCTGTTCCGCTACCGGGGGAATtgtgaagagaaaaggcgttTTTCCTGGCTTAAAAGCAGAGATTCGTTCTTCCAGCTGCTCGTGGGACCTCGGGGCTTGCCTCAGCACCCccggcgtcgcctctctgccgcttTCCGCCCCCAGAATGATTTTCGGGCATCCTGTGCCTGTCGTCTGCGCAAGTGTTAAGCGCCATGGCTTcacttttttcctttcgttCCCTTCGGCTGGTGCCCATCGACGGGGCTGGCGCTCCTCGCTGCTGCCGCCCGCCTTACGAAGGTTTCAGGCCTCTCCTCGGCTGTTCCAGTAACCGCGATGGTCGCCGAATCTTCACAGATGGGCTCTCGGAGAGCCGCCAcggtgtgtctcttccgttGACAAAACACATTTTTTTGCGAGCTCAAGTCAGGAAAGTCTTGGCTTGTCACCCCCGGTGCTACAAGTGCCtcatttctctgtgtttggGGTGTACTGGGATCCTCACGAAGCGGCGGCCATCGGCAAACACTTCCAGTTTCCCGTTCCACCCCGTCGATCGTGGCAACAAGCGAGAAAGATTCACCGTCTCAACTGCGTCGCCGCTTTCCTGTGTTCCCCCTTCTTTCCAGGTTCAGGCACATATGCGGGACGGTGGAGTCTCGtagaggcgaggaaagcaAATGCAGAGGCTCTGCGTTTCgcacgagacagaaggcgattCTTGACGACACGCAGTGGAATGGTgacggaggaggaaggcCTTGCAGGCCCGGAGGCGGCCAACATTCTTCGAGGACTGCCTACGTATCATGTCAAAGAAAAAGATCTGGAAAAAAATTTCCTCGAAGTCGACCCCGACAATCCTACCCCCCTCTTGGAATACTTCTCTGCCTTGCTGCGTCAAGGGAACCTCGAACCCAATGAAGCACAGAAGGAACTCATGAGTAAATTGCAGGTAAGAACGACGCAAGGCAGCACCACTCGGCTGAGCAAGAGGAGGTCTACCTGAGGATAAATATAGAGACTTGCGTATACGTCAATATAGTGATACCTAACtccacttccttctcgttcggCACCGCTGCACACGACATAagtatatacacatatgtatatgtctgtctatacatacgtttgtatatatttgcTGAAACGAACGTTTCTAAGGACGCTTCATGGTAGGCTGACCCCCATACGCATGGGTCGCCGCAGAGAGCGCTAGGGCTGTGCacagacacgaagaaggCACAGCCAATTagaggtcgagagagaaggacagatACAGAGAAATTGAGATGGAgaaaaacatatatacatgtgcagGCGTGGACTGGAAGGCCGTAAGGCAGACAACTTCGCGCATTGTTCAAGGGATAAAATGCATCTCTTAATATACCTTATTGTCTGCATGTCTGCATGTgcgtgtgcgtgtgtgtgtgtgggtAGGTTCTCATGGACGACATCGAAGCATTTAATTTGAAGTCAGGCGATCCCTTCGACCCCCTGACGGCGCGGCCTCCCAGCGCGCCTGCACCGCCTTCGTCTGCCAACGAGGCAAGTCCCTGTTGAGGCGGCGCGgctgtctgcgtcctctctcggttctttcctctgcggAGATGCGCAGTTGTCTGTCTACGTATTTCGAACTCctcgcgtgcatgcgcgactgCGTCGTCCACTTTCTCGCGACTGTTAGACTTCCTCAGAGCAGAACGACCATCGGCTCTATTCAGATCGTGTTCGGTCGAGTGCTTCGGTGTACAGGGAGGAATGCAGAGGCGCTACACACTCGCAGGTTGCTTGCAAGACTCATCTTCCCTGGGGGGAGGAGGGAGCTTCGCGAtcgaaggcgacggcggTGCGTCGCGAAGTGGAGTTCGTAGGCGTGTGTAAACTCTCTTTTTGGGGAGGGACGTACAGCGACGAATTGCGGGGATGACAGGCAGTTGCGACTCAGACTGTGTTTCGGATGTCTGTGGTGTATCGACAGCGGAAAACGGGCCTcggccttctttctcgactgtggcggggagacagaagctcGGACGGCGAGCGCGTCGCAGGTCAGTTTCCGGTTCGAAGAAAGGCTTCGTCTGAGCAGCCGAGCATGCCTTCTGCAAAGTTTGCTGCTTTCGCCACCGAAGAGACGTGGAAAGGAGACTGAAGAGAATTGTGATCACTTcaaagagaacgacgaaagagaagagaaagaacgacgAGAGGACCcaagagaacgacgaaaacagagagagagctcgTTTTTCAGCAACTCCTCGTTCACTGAGGAGGCGATGCTCCTTCTACGGAGTGCGCGGCTTTTTCGGAGGATGCGAAGGATCGAAGCGACCGTGTGGATAAGCAGCaacttcgtttctttcgttttcttctttcttcgcgcccAGCTCTCGCGACGTCTCTcgacgaagcgaaggaggagatcGTTCCTCGAATCCGCCCGGAGATTCGAGGTCTGTACATCTACGGAGGCGTCGGCCAAGGCAAGACGATGATCATGGATGCGTTCTACGACTGTCTGAAAATCAAACACAAACTACGAATTCACTTTCACCAGTTCATGGTGGAAGTCCAAGAGGTAATCCAAAGTCCTTGACGCACTATCGAAAGAAAgtcatacatatatatatatatatatatacacatacatacgcATGTATAAATTTACGGATGcagacatgcatatacaactgtgtatgtatacgtgtatacatctatgcgtttgtgtctctcgatataatatatatatatatatatttatatgctTGTTTCCGTACGCGAGCATGAGTGACGCTCTGTGTCAAGAGGCGCAGAAACCTGAAAATGTACCTGTCCATTTAGGTTGGGGACGGCGTTTGTGGATCGAGGCGCGAGCGGCTTGTCTTGTGTTTTTGCTAGGCACTCCATCGCGTGAAGTCTCAGCGGCGTTACGAGGACCCGCTTTTCGAGGTGGCGAAGCAGGTTCGGTCTCAGGCGCAGGTTTTGTGCTTCGATGAATTTCAGGTGAGACGGGGAGTCGCGTTATTCTATGGTGCGTCTCAAGGTGACCAAGTTTTGAAGCGTGGAGGTCTTTGTTCAATGATCCCCTCGCGCGTCGCGTTTTGAAGTCTCTTTTCCTCagctgtgtgtgtctctcacGTTTCTGGTGATGGGGGACGTCAGCTTCGTGTCATCGGGAAACTGCGCTCGGAGGGTGATCTCGAGCTGTTCCACTTGGAGACAGgctttcttgtctcgttCAAAAGCCTTCGGTTTGCTGTAGTCGTCGCGACGCTTGAAACAGGGAGGAGGGGATTCGTGACGCGTCTCTTGCCTTGTCTTTGAATCGTCGGAGACAGCTTCTGTCGTTGTCGCGTTCGCCGACTCACCGCCGAGCGGAGAGCTCGAAGATGCGCTGCCTGTTGCGCATGGGTCTCCAACACACCCTCGTCAGGCAGCGAACAGCCAGACAGATGAGGCACCGAGTCACCGAACATGGAAGCGAATTCAGTTCcttgagagaaaaaacaaaacgCGGCAGGATTCCACTCTGCACGATTTTCAGTGCCGAACGGCAGGCCACTGGATCGTTCGCTGGAGGACCTGTGGTTCGTTGATGAGAGGCGGATTGCGAGTGACGAGACGTCTTCACTTTGTTTCCGGATTCTTCTCCTTGCGccgcttttcctcgtcttctgcgttcgAGTTTCTTTCCGGGTGCTTCTCCAAAAACAATTGAAGATCCTGTTGCCTGTGACATCTCTTGACGAACGCGTTGTCATTGCGTCGCCGTCTGGCAGAGCGCGCGGTTGGCAGTCCTGGCGCGCCTGCTCAgttcccttttctccacattctgtcgctttcctctgGACCGTTGAAGGCAAATTGATTTCGCCTGGGGTTGTCGTCCGTGCACGTCTTTTCCGTTCTCGTCGAAGGGATCTTCGTCCAGTTCTCTCTCATctgctctcgcgttctcgacgttctgtttctccttctgagCGGCTACCTTGCGGACGCAGCTTTCGggtgctctctttctcttgtgtcGAGCTGCGTTCCGCGTTCTTTTGCGCTTCGAAGTTTGTGCCTGGTTGCCATGAGCTTCTCGACAAGGACGGCGTCCGCCGCATGCTCGACATCCCCGTGATTTTGATACGTTGATGTTTGCCTTCGCTGGAGGTGGAAAGGCTTGATGAGCTCGAGGTTCTTTTCCGTCGGGGGGTGCAGCGaccttctgtttctcgagaTGCTCTctgaaaaggaggagaccAAGACCCAGTGAACTGCTACAGACCGCAGAGAGTCTTGGAATTCAGTGTTTTTTGTCGACGCCAGCGTCACTCCACATGGGTCATGCTCGTCTCAcgcttgcttctccttcctgcttcGCAGGTCGTGCACATCACCGACGCGATGATTCTCAAACGCCTTTTCGaatttctcttctccgtaAGTCTTCTCGGTTTACACTATCCTTTGCTTCGTGTGATCTCTCTCCCTGCATTCCCCGCTTTTGCTTCGCCGGGGAGTTGCCCTTCgtgcctctcgccttctcctgcttccggCCGTCCTCTCCACAACTCGAGCTTTGTGCATTTGCGCCTTCGCAGTTCGGCGCAATCGTCGTCGCGACCTCGAATCGACCGCCAGTGGACCTCTACAAAGGCGGTCTGAATCGCCA contains the following coding sequences:
- a CDS encoding hypothetical protein (encoded by transcript TGME49_217040~Signal peptide predicted by SignalP 2.0 HMM (probability 0.955) with cleavage site probability 0.606 at residue 16): MKLAAFLSVTGSVTMAECHRFRAELASKSTALESEGDAFNFLHLGGSFTDCSSPTILDANSMGITSFQGAAQACTSSPNCSFFMLNTDEGKLYLCPESKGFLHASPSSSWIIGVKPSALDRAGYKVSLNKQAICTSAISQETVTSIDEAEVMARNLGSDVFSLNLNKGTAAGPSVPSMTAIFCRGASEYLDRNGYVTEETRVGAGPGSPAVRLNKTLPIEPKNGKK
- a CDS encoding hypothetical protein (encoded by transcript TGME49_217030), translated to MTSLKSGKFLLKLASHGRETPGAAAFQAVLRSTRVAHELQRLSRTSCFCKASERLFHPQEAAFPYFEGLQKNFASTLVQPTSSGSVHHDSMARDKELPPSPEASNDNNLRSGGIDLSSTQLNEGAPESPFVKKIFRVNRNGSAPRSGAASGECSAHANEKAEGTARHEAHLKQESKTVGPQSKESGGVLKEPEYGFKYEGPEPTAHGDWSHNGRVTDF
- a CDS encoding ATPase, AFG1 family protein (encoded by transcript TGME49_217020); translation: MASLFSFRSLRLVPIDGAGAPRCCRPPYEGFRPLLGCSSNRDGRRIFTDGLSESRHGSGTYAGRWSLVEARKANAEALRFARDRRRFLTTRSGMVTEEEGLAGPEAANILRGLPTYHVKEKDLEKNFLEVDPDNPTPLLEYFSALLRQGNLEPNEAQKELMSKLQVLMDDIEAFNLKSGDPFDPLTARPPSAPAPPSSANERKTGLGLLSRLWRGDRSSDGERVAALATSLDEAKEEIVPRIRPEIRGLYIYGGVGQGKTMIMDAFYDCLKIKHKLRIHFHQFMVEVQEALHRVKSQRRYEDPLFEVAKQVRSQAQVLCFDEFQVVHITDAMILKRLFEFLFSFGAIVVATSNRPPVDLYKGGLNRQRFLPFIDLLLDSCEVFHIETHKDYRLSKMAANSHGLYFVRERPQEEILKQMLGLTQGEQPEPGVVQVAMGRELQVPLMAKGVAQFAFADLCEAAMGTPDFLAVARNFHTVFLSRIPELTDMQQFPNEIRRFIDLVDVLYEKHVRVIFDAAAPPFRLLGITATTANFEELRQAIQKKFPTVQAFFEALQPFLLESEKSISQDADAAINRENWVKGAHLTVGVSTEAALQVFEKIDVQSKGILPLDAIRSGLYFHMLNFDVTRPTEKNVFLFQGRPATLGSPKAVGYELFNEGGSSGAQDIQFAYVRTVSRIRDMISTSYLEDHQKIFKLQDLRLFGVPTPPA